The Methanoregula sp. UBA64 genome contains the following window.
AGCGAGTTGCCGTGGCCGCCGATGTACTTGGTTGCCGAGTGGACAACGATATCGACGCCGTAGTCGATGGGCCGGACAAGACCGACGCCGGTGGTGTTGTCGACAATGAACGGGATGCCGTTTTCGTGGGCGATCTTCGCAATCGCCTCGAAGTCAGGGGTGTCGAGTTTCGGGTTCCCGACGGTCTCGGCATAGATGGCCCGGGTCTTCTCGTTGATGGCTTTTCGGAACTCTTCGGGCTTCTGCGAGTCCACGAAGACCACATGGCGCCCGAACTTGGGGAGCGTGTAGTGGAAGAACTCGTACGTGCCGCCGTACAGGTTGTCTGCCGATACGATCTCGTCCCCGGGCCGGGTGATGTTGAGGATCGCGTACGTGATCGCGGCAGCGCCCGAGGCCGTGGCAATGGCCCCGGTCCCTCCTTCGATGGCCGCGATGCGCTTCTCGAACACATCGGTTGTCGGGTTCATGAGCCGGGTGTAGATGTTCCCGAGTTCCTTTAAGCCAAAGAGGTTCTCGGCGTGCTCGGTATTCTTAAAGACGTACGATGTGGTCTGGTAGAGCGGGACGGTGCGGGACCCGGTGGTCGGGTCCGGTACCTGTCCGGCGTGGAGGGCGGTCGTGCCCAGCCTGAACTGCTTCTCGGTCATGGATCTTCCTCGGTTGCGTCCTGATAGTGTGGGGGGTTTTCTTTAGTTTCCGGCGGCGTTCTTCTCCACCGGGATCTCGTATTTTTCTGCGATTTCGGTAAACGAGTCCGCAAGATAGCGGATCTTCTCCCACGAGAGGCCGTAGGTGTTGAGTTTCCAGGTGCGGGTTGCACCGGCAAACTCGCCCACGATCCCGCGTTTCGTGAGTTCGTCGGAGAGGTAGAACCCCCGGCGCTTGTGGGTCTGTGCCACGACATCGAAACTCCCGGTCGTGTCGACCTTCGTGAGCGAGTGCTTCCGCGGGTACTCGGAGAGTACCTTGGTGCCGTTGATCCGGAGCAGGGCGTCGATGAAGTAGTTGGACTTCTTGACCTCCTCGTCCCAGTGGAGCACCCGTTCCTTTACCTGCGGGAACGATGCCATCATGGAGAGCAGGGTCCCGCCCATCAGCGTGCACCCGAGCATCTCCACCTCCTTTATCCCGAACTTTCGTTTCGTGAGATCGCCGACCATTCCCGTGGTCCGGAGGGCCTTTGGCGCAAAGTCGTCGTTTATCGCAAGGACTCCTGACGGCGCCACCGAAGCCATGCTCTTGTGGCCCGAACCGACCACGAAGTCCGCCCCGATCTTCTTCCCGTCGACCGGCTGGACCCCGACCGTGTAGGCTCCGTTATACATGAAGGGGATGCCGTACTGGTGGGCGACTTTTCCTATCCCGGTAATCTCGTGCTCGTTTGCATACTGGTAATCGAAATGGTCGATCATCACAAGCACCGGGAGCTTCCCCGTTTCCGCTTTCACGTCCTCGATTTTTTGTGCGGTCGCCTCGGCGGTCACGATATGCTGATCGGTTATCGGGATCTCTTTTACCACCCCGCCGGCGTTTTCCACCGCAAGGAACTCGGTGTAATGGGCGAGCGCCGAGACGATGACCGTGTCGCCCTTGTCCACGAGCGTGTTGGTCACGGCCTGGAACCCGCGCCGGGCGCCGGGCACGACCCGGGCCTGGTCCATGTTGAGCCATTGTGCGAGATCGGCGTGGAAATCGGCGATCCCGGGCCGGCTGATCTTGTCGAGCCGGAACGGTTTGCGGCAGAAGTCGCAGGTGGAATACCCGTCGCCGTACGAGATGAGTGCCTTTCTCGCCTCGGTGGTCAGCCGTCCTGCTGCCTGGATGGGCTGGATGTTGATGAACTCCTCCTCACGGGAACGGACATCCAGCGTGCCGGCTATCTTTGTCACTTTGGGAGTCCCGGTGCCTGCCTCAAGATCGGCAATGATGCCCTTGAGGTCCTGGATCTTCTGCCGGAATGCAGCCTCCTGTTCGGCCGAGAGGCCGGTGGGGAGGGCGTCCCGGAAGATCCCCCGGATCTCCTCGAGTTCAAAGAGTGCCTCGAATGTTTTCTGCGTTCTGATACTCATGGTTTCACCAGAGAGCCAGGACCCGGAATCGAACCGGGATATACTGATCTGCAGTCAGCCGCGTAGCCTTTCCGCCATCCTGGCCTGGGAGGAGTTCACGATTGTGAATCCTACCATATTAGATAACAATCGTGAATATTTATAGATTTTCCAACCGGCAGGATTTACCTGATCCCGGTTTACGACGGCATATACCATTTTCCCCGGCTTTTTAGTATGATGATGGGAGATATTATGTGCGCATATTAAATGCCTGCCAGTAATGAAGATACTGGTATTTCCGGGTAATATAATTATTGCCGGAATACCGGGGCGGGCCCGCGGCATCCAAAAAAGAGAGATGAGAGAGAGACTGCACGGGAAAAACGAGAGGAAGAGAGCGGTATCAGACAAGCGGTTCCGGCTGCTGTTCGTTCAGTGCCGGGAGCCGGGTGGTCTTAAAGAGTACCGGGGCATCGCTCTGCCGGATCTTTTCCACGATCAGATCCTTACCGTTCTTTGTCATGGCAAAGACCGGGACGGATACACCCGCCTGGAGGAGGGCCTTTTTCCCGGCAATCTCCCGGACCGGGCCGGAGGCGCAGGCAGTGACAATATCGGCCGAGGACACCAGCATCTCTGCTTCGCTGCCGCTGAGTCCGGTTGTATGGACTGCAAATATCAGCACATCCGGGTATTGTTCACGGATCTTCTTTGCCTCCTTTGGGAGGGCGACGGTGACCGCGATTCTGGTAAAGCCCCGGTGGCAGGCCTCTGCCACACCGGCGGCCTGGTCGAGGGATGCACCGGTTTTATCGGGAACGATCCCCCCGTTCTCCTCGATCCTGCGAATGACCTCCGGGTAGGGCACGGTTTTAACGAGGCCCGACATCCTTCCCCCGATTCCCTGGACAAGTACCGGGTTCGTTGCCACAAGGGTTCCTGCGCCATCCGAGGCAAGGACAACCGCGTCGAGAATGCCGGCAGAAAGTCCGAAACTGAGGATCTCCGAGGCGCCAAACCCGACAAACGGCCGGGCATCGGTCACCTGGCGCCGGGGAGTACACATGCCCCAGGTTCTGATCCGGTTCTCGATGTTTGCCTTTACCGACGCTTTGTCCAGGACAGAGACGGGATATGCCATCTTCTGTGCAAGCGGGCACGAGGCAATTCTTGCGTCCCCTACTTCCACCACGGTACCGTTGCGGATAACCACCCGGCACCTGCCGATGGCTTCCAGGATGTGTTCGTCATCTGCCATAGAGCATCCTCCCGTACCAGTAATGGGAACGGGTTGTATCTTATCCCTATCTTTGGGGGGTAAAAACGGGGCGGGCCGGGAAAGACCGACCGGAGATGAGGTGACGTGCCCGTCGTACAGGATCTCTTCAGGGGATCATGAGCGGTGCCGGCAGAAGGCAGGGAAAAACGGTCCCGGGAAACAAAGGAACCATGAGAAACCGGGAAAAAGAGCCAGGACCCGGAATTGAACCGGGATATACTGATCTGCAGTCAGCCGCGTAGCCTTTCCGCCATCCTGGCCTGCGTCGTTCTTCACAATTGTGATTTGACATACTAATCTAGGCCGGGGTATTATTTAAGGGCCGGTTTTCCGGCAAGAGTTGCCTGATCCTGATCTGGTCGGCAGGACTGGCGGAGGGTACCGTACAGGGGAGGTAATTGTGAAAAGAACAAGGAAAATGAGGGGGTGTCAGGAAGCCGGGACCGGTTCCTGTTCTGCGGGAGCAAGCCGGTACAGGCTCTGGCGTGCATCCGCAACAGAGAGATACTCGGCAAGCACGTTCTCCGCCTTTAACCGGGAGAGCGCATAGCGCACGGTGCGTTCCGGGAGATAAGACTCACGGATGATCTCCTTCTGGGTCATCTGGCGGTTTGCCCTGATGATGGTATACACCAGTTTTGCCGATGGCGGCAGGTGCCCGAGTCTCTGTACCTGTTCATGGATGCCGGTATTCACAGCAAAGACGATCACTCATGGTTGACCACACCACAGGTATGTTCACAATTGTTAATATTCTTAGCCCTGCGGGGGGCAGCCCGGCTCCCCCTCCCGCTTCACCCCGTCTGCCGCGGGTTCAGTGCTGCCATGAACCGGTCCCGGATCTGTGCGGGGGACAAGGAAATGTTTGGCACATCGCTGTTCCCGGGCAGGATCCGGACGTGGACGAACGAGGGTCCGTCCGCGGGTCGTGCAGCAAGCGCTGCTTCAAGTTCCCGTGGTTCGTGCACGGTCATTGCGTGCGTAAACCCGGCACCGAGCGCCATGAGCGCAAGATCTGCCCGGTCCTGTCCCGGGCGGGGCTGGTTGCCGGTGCTGCCAAAGACGCCGTTGTCGAGGCAGGCGATCGTGAGGTTCCCCGGGGCAGCGGCCGCAATCACCGGGAGGACCGCCGAACCGAGCAGGCTCCCGTCCCCGTCGATCACGATCACGCGCTTATCGGGCCGGGCCATGGCGATCCCAAGCCCGATCGCCGATGCCTGCGTGTAGCTGCCCAGCATGTAGAAGTTCTCCGGCCGGTCCCGGGCAGCGCAGAGTTCCTTTGAGGGGACGCCGATGTTTGCGACAAGGACTTCGTCACCTGTAACTCCCGCAATGGTGCGGATCGCATCGTACCGCGTCATCGAAGGCGTCCGCCAGTTTCGCGTATAGCAGACAGAGAACGGGCGCACAGGCAAACCCTCCCCGGGCGCGCTGCCGGCAGCCTCCGCGATACAACCGGGTTTTACGAGGATCACATGGGGCGCATGGTCGCGGTATGCTGCTGCCACCGCCCCGCCGATCTCCGGTGCAGCATCCGGCCCGGAGACCACCGTACAGGCAATACCCGCTGCGGCAAGGATCTTCGGGAGCGGGCGGTTGAACGGGATCTGGGCCGGGATCTTCTCCCCTTCGCACCCCCGCCAGCTCGCGAGGATCGGGAGCGGCAGGCCAAAGGTCACGGAAAGGGAGAGGAGGGAGTTTAGCATGTTCCCGAGCCCCGAACTCTGGATCGCCACCAGCGGCCGGGCACCGGCAAGGTACGCTCCTGCCGAAATCCCCACCCCGTCCTCTTCCCGGGTCAGGCCGACATGCCGGAACTCGCCCGGGAGCCGGTAGAAGAGGCCCTTTGCCTTGTCGCAGGGAATGGAACAGACAAGGTCGATCCCCTGCTTCTTTAGTTCGCCGATGATCTGGTCTTCATCCATAGTGTACCACCCAGTTTTTTAGTCCGGCAACGAGTCCGTCCACGGGATCCCCGGCCCGGACCGTTGCCGCCGGTTCGAGCGGGTACTGCGGAAAGTCCTCCCGGATCCGCTCGTACCCCCCGCCCGTGATATTGAGCAGGATCGTATCGTCTCTTCCGATCGTTTTTGCCTCGGCGGCCTGCATGAGCGCCGCCGCAGCAACCGCGGCCGCCGGGTCGGGATCGATCCCCTCCGCATCCCGGATGAGCTTCTCCGCTGCCCTTCCCGAGGTATTGGATACTGCATACATCTCCCCGTTTGTTGCGCAAAGAGCATCATAGAGCCCGCCCGCGATGGCATAGGGGGGTTTGCGGTTGGTCAGCACCGGCGACATGACCTCCTGCACGGCATGGGACGCATCCGGCATATCGGTCACCTGGTCGAGGTTACGGCGGCGCTGCTGCCATGCAGAAACCATCGGGGTAAAGGGCTCGTTCTGGGCGCAGTGGAGCCGGGGCAGGACCGCACCGAATCTCCCGTCGCTTTTAAGCCGCAGGGCAGCCTCCCAGGCCGCTATTGCTCCCGTGCCGCTCCCGACCGCCTGGAAATAGTGGTCCGGCATATGCCCGATCGTGACTGCCGCGTCGAGCATCACGGTCCCCATACCGTCGCGCCGGGCTACATTCTTTGCCCCGCCTTCGGGCACGCACCCGGGAACGGCAGCAAGGGTGGTGCTGACCGCAATGGCATCCGTATAATCTCCTTTGACGGCAACGAGGAAGATATCGTGTGCCGGCGTTGTCGTCCAGAGCCGGGGGATCGCGGTTTCGGGAACGGCAATGACGACCGGCCGGCGGTACTGCGCAGAGATCCCGGCAAAGGCCCGGCCGGTGTTTCCCGCCGAGGCGATCACCGGGATCTGCCCGCCACATTCCTTAAGCCGCTGCATGGTTACGAGGGCTTCGAGTTCCTTGAACGATCCGGTGGCAAGTGCCGCACCGCGTTCGGGCCAGTACCCCGAGAACGACAGGTACAGGC
Protein-coding sequences here:
- a CDS encoding O-acetylhomoserine aminocarboxypropyltransferase/cysteine synthase family protein — its product is MTEKQFRLGTTALHAGQVPDPTTGSRTVPLYQTTSYVFKNTEHAENLFGLKELGNIYTRLMNPTTDVFEKRIAAIEGGTGAIATASGAAAITYAILNITRPGDEIVSADNLYGGTYEFFHYTLPKFGRHVVFVDSQKPEEFRKAINEKTRAIYAETVGNPKLDTPDFEAIAKIAHENGIPFIVDNTTGVGLVRPIDYGVDIVVHSATKYIGGHGNSLGGVIVDSGKFAWNNGRFPEFTEPDPGYHGLVYWDAFGNFPGLGNVAFVFKIRVSLMRDTGAVLSPFNAWLFLIGLETLHLRVPRHSENALAVAQYLKSHPKVAWVNYPGLPDNPYHAQTKKYLKGGFGPLVGVGIKGGEAASRKFIDSLKLFSNLANIGDSKSLVIHPASTTHQQLTPEEQAKTGVTRDFVRLSIGTEDIEDLVDDLRQALDNV
- the pscS gene encoding O-phospho-L-seryl-tRNA:Cys-tRNA synthase produces the protein MSIRTQKTFEALFELEEIRGIFRDALPTGLSAEQEAAFRQKIQDLKGIIADLEAGTGTPKVTKIAGTLDVRSREEEFINIQPIQAAGRLTTEARKALISYGDGYSTCDFCRKPFRLDKISRPGIADFHADLAQWLNMDQARVVPGARRGFQAVTNTLVDKGDTVIVSALAHYTEFLAVENAGGVVKEIPITDQHIVTAEATAQKIEDVKAETGKLPVLVMIDHFDYQYANEHEITGIGKVAHQYGIPFMYNGAYTVGVQPVDGKKIGADFVVGSGHKSMASVAPSGVLAINDDFAPKALRTTGMVGDLTKRKFGIKEVEMLGCTLMGGTLLSMMASFPQVKERVLHWDEEVKKSNYFIDALLRINGTKVLSEYPRKHSLTKVDTTGSFDVVAQTHKRRGFYLSDELTKRGIVGEFAGATRTWKLNTYGLSWEKIRYLADSFTEIAEKYEIPVEKNAAGN
- a CDS encoding methanogenesis marker 8 protein, whose protein sequence is MADDEHILEAIGRCRVVIRNGTVVEVGDARIASCPLAQKMAYPVSVLDKASVKANIENRIRTWGMCTPRRQVTDARPFVGFGASEILSFGLSAGILDAVVLASDGAGTLVATNPVLVQGIGGRMSGLVKTVPYPEVIRRIEENGGIVPDKTGASLDQAAGVAEACHRGFTRIAVTVALPKEAKKIREQYPDVLIFAVHTTGLSGSEAEMLVSSADIVTACASGPVREIAGKKALLQAGVSVPVFAMTKNGKDLIVEKIRQSDAPVLFKTTRLPALNEQQPEPLV
- a CDS encoding winged helix-turn-helix transcriptional regulator, producing MIVFAVNTGIHEQVQRLGHLPPSAKLVYTIIRANRQMTQKEIIRESYLPERTVRYALSRLKAENVLAEYLSVADARQSLYRLAPAEQEPVPAS
- the comE gene encoding sulfopyruvate decarboxylase subunit beta, with amino-acid sequence MDEDQIIGELKKQGIDLVCSIPCDKAKGLFYRLPGEFRHVGLTREEDGVGISAGAYLAGARPLVAIQSSGLGNMLNSLLSLSVTFGLPLPILASWRGCEGEKIPAQIPFNRPLPKILAAAGIACTVVSGPDAAPEIGGAVAAAYRDHAPHVILVKPGCIAEAAGSAPGEGLPVRPFSVCYTRNWRTPSMTRYDAIRTIAGVTGDEVLVANIGVPSKELCAARDRPENFYMLGSYTQASAIGLGIAMARPDKRVIVIDGDGSLLGSAVLPVIAAAAPGNLTIACLDNGVFGSTGNQPRPGQDRADLALMALGAGFTHAMTVHEPRELEAALAARPADGPSFVHVRILPGNSDVPNISLSPAQIRDRFMAALNPRQTG
- a CDS encoding cysteate synthase; its protein translation is MASTSELKISASCNGPCAIPRYRLRCVGGGETIPDSSAQSCPGGHDSLLRTEYSRRRLRLAPYTGIFRYLCWLPVSRPLLPSGGAITYKSSGLARELGLSRLYLSFSGYWPERGAALATGSFKELEALVTMQRLKECGGQIPVIASAGNTGRAFAGISAQYRRPVVIAVPETAIPRLWTTTPAHDIFLVAVKGDYTDAIAVSTTLAAVPGCVPEGGAKNVARRDGMGTVMLDAAVTIGHMPDHYFQAVGSGTGAIAAWEAALRLKSDGRFGAVLPRLHCAQNEPFTPMVSAWQQRRRNLDQVTDMPDASHAVQEVMSPVLTNRKPPYAIAGGLYDALCATNGEMYAVSNTSGRAAEKLIRDAEGIDPDPAAAVAAAALMQAAEAKTIGRDDTILLNITGGGYERIREDFPQYPLEPAATVRAGDPVDGLVAGLKNWVVHYG